The DNA window GGACTTATAGTCCCTTAATTGCATTGTATTTTGCAACAGAAAAAGAGAAAGGTAATGGAATAGAAAACGAGAAGGGTGAAAAAGATGCCGCAGTGTTCATGATTTGGAATGAAAAATGTAATAAACTAGACGTATGCTCTAGCGAAAGATTTTTCAGAAGAATAGAAGCAGAAAAAAAAGTCCATAAAAAAATATCTGATGAATGTGAAGCTTTTTATTCGGCTCACGGTCATCAATACGAGAATGAAAAAGATGCATTGAAAATATATATTTATGATTTTTATAAAAAAATAAAAGGTTATATTGATGATTTAGAATATGGAAGCCCAATAAAATTAAATTCATTTTGTCATCTTATTGATCTTATTAAAAAGCATGATAACTTAGATAAAGATGCTTTCAGGGATGAATTGCTTAATTTTTCGATAATGTTTCCTTGTGAATCAAGTAACTATTCCAGATCTAACGCCAGCATAAATATCTTTAATGATCATAAAATAATGATAGAGCCGTTGCCAATTAATCAAAGAGTAAAAAACCAACAAGGAGTTTTAATGTTTTGCAATAAAATTGAAGGTGACATTTATCCTTTAAGCGAATTTAATGAACAAAATACTATAAACCATATTGATGATGAGTCATTATCTAAAATTTCCAAAAACACTGGATTATTGAAAATAATCATACCGAAAGACAGTATTAAGAGTATAAGAAATGAATTAGAGTTATACGGACTCTCGAAAGCTTGGATTCGCATAATAAGTGCAATTTCTGAGAAAGGCGGTCAGTTGCTATAGTAGGCATCTTTCTCGCCAAAGGAAAATGCGCTATGACCTATACACAACTGACCGAAACAGAAAGATATCAGATTTCTAGCCTGAAAGAAGCGGGTTTTTCACAACGGGCGATTTCAAAGTCACTCAATCGAAGCCCCTCAACGATTAGCCGGGAATTGAGACGAAATCGGGAAGCAAAGAAATATTCTCCTGAACAGGCTCAGTTTAAGGCCGTAGCACGCCGGCATTTTGCTATAAAAGCAGTCAAAGTGAATCCAGAGATAGAAATGTGGATCAAACAGTTAATTTGGCAAGATTTAAGTCCCGAACAGATTGTGGGTTATCTTAAACGGGAAGCCAAAATATCTTTACATCATGAGACGATTTATCGATTGATTTATAAAGATAAAAAGAATGGTGGTGATTTATGGCAACATCTCAGAATGGCGAAAAAACCGTATCGTAAACGCTATGGAAATTATGAGCGCAGAGGCAAAATTAAAAATAGAGTCAGCATTGATAAACGCCCAAAATTTGTTGATAAAAAGCAGCGTATTGGTGATTGGGAAGGCGATACTATCGTTGGCCAAGATCATAAAAGTGCATTATTGACACTCGTTGAACGAAAATCATTATTTACTATTATTATTAAACTTGAAGATAAAACAGCAGAAGGGGTCGCCAAAGCGGCAACAAGACACTTATCACTGATAAAACATAAAGTTAAAACAATTACCTTTGACAATGGCCTCGAATTTGCCGAACACGAGCGGATCAGTAAAAATTTAGAGGCAAGAATTTATTTTGCTCACCCGCATTCCCCTTGGGAAAGAGGGATAAATGAGAACATAAATGGATTAATTAGAGATTACTTCCCAAAAGGAAGCGATTTTAATAAGGTATCAGAGCGGGAGATTAACCTTGTGGCAAACCGATTAAATAATCGTCCTCGTAAAACACGAGATTACAAAACACCGAATGAGTTATTTAAAGGAGTACCCACTCAATTACTTCGCTCATTACGGTGTTGCGCTTAATATGTGAATCCAAGAAGACTTTGTGTATCCTGAAATAATGTCTTTCACTGAATATATGCAAGCTAAAATAGTATCGCGTTATATGTAATATAATTTTTAGGATATGGCAGATTGAACATGCAAACCTAAATCTGCCTTATCCATAAAATAAATAATAGCAACACCTTTAATTCTTTTAATGGTATAAAACGTAAAAAAATTAAGCAGTTTTATTGATTCTCTTATTGAATCAGATAAACCAATCAGTTAAAGTAGCCCTGCCATTAGCAAAATCTAGTGGTCAGGGATTTGCACCCCTGTTAGAACGATCCACTGGTAGGAAGTTTCTGCCAGTGCGCCTGCTCGCACCTATTCAATGGTGGTTCAGGCAGGGGAGGCTTCGGCCTCGCCGGACGATCGTTCCCGGTAGTGCAAACCCTGTCTGAATCGCCACCATCAATTTTAATTAATGGAAGGGGTAGCAGGAATGAATAACGTTAGAAATGACTGGCATCAAGCCGATATTATTGCTGCATTACGTAAGCGCGGTACAACCTTAGCAGCTGTTTCCCGTGAAGCGGGACTCAGTTCATCAACATTAGCGAATACACTTTCTCGTCCGTGGCCTAAAGGCGAATGGATTATCGCTAACTATCTCGAAATACATCCCTCTGAAATTTGGCCTAGCCGCTACTTTGATTCGTATGGTCAACCCATTGAGCGTAAAGTGCGCGATAAGCCATTGGAATAATCACCTATCTGCTTGTTATTTATCTAGGCGTCTTAATGTTCAGGGGATGTGATTAGTGTCACAGAGGGAAATACGAGAACGCTTCATTACCGTAGCGGTGTTAATCGGTTATACATAAAGCTACTGCCAGAAGGTATCCTATGGGTATCCTAGAAAAAACTAAGGGATCGCACTTTTGATGCGACCCCTTGATAATTCTGGTGGCCCCTGCTGGACTTGAACCAGCGACCAAGCGATTATGAGTCGCCTGCTCTAACCACTGAGCTAAGGGGCCGTTGAAGTGGGAGGATTATACGGTACAGTGTGGCACTAGGTCTAGTCCTCAAAATTCATATGCGTGTTTTATAGGCAAAAATCAGTATCTTTTAACGTATTTAAACTATTTATAGTCACTATGAAATATTTTTTAGTGATACTGATTGCCTTTTTGATAAATTTCTCTGGTTATTTATTGCCTCTTGGTTATTGTTTGAACATAAAAATATTGTTGGTTATGTTTTGTGTTTTTTTGATTTGAAACCGTTCTTATATTTTCCTGTAAAAATATTTTTGTAATTCAAATATGAACATATACAACTTATCAGAGGCTGTTTTGGCCCATCGTAAACTGGAAGATTATTTTTTCTCATCTATCAGCCGAATGTATCAACATATCGGTACTGGGGTTCGAGCCTATGTAACAGGTGTTGAAACTGATGCATTAAATTTTTTGCTGGTGGTAGGTGAACATGAACAAACCGCAGAAGAGCTAAAAACAGGGATTCAGTTACTTGATGAGAAAGCGAATGTACCGTTTTTGATTGTTACCGCGGTGTCAGATAGTCAGGTTTTGGCGGTTATTCAGCAGGCTGGGTTTGTGTTTGCTCCTGATTACATAACTACCGTCATGCAGCTCGATTTGATGAATTGGCATATGGCGGATGAGGGTGTTGGAGGTTATGAAATCCGGCGTGTTGACCACTGTTTGGTTGATTGGGCTATTCCGGTAGAAAGTGCATTTGAAACAGGTCATTTTATTTCCGGGCAGTATCAGCAAAGCCATCAGATGGCATTGAACGCTGAAAAGTGTCTGCAACATTACGCCCTGTACATAGATAGTCAGCCAATCTGTGCTTTAACTTTATCAAGGCTGGACAATATTATCCGTCTTGATGATATCAGTACAGTGAGAGAAAAGAAGAGAAGAGGGTATGCTTCTGCTTTGATTAACTATGTGCTGAAAGAAGCTAAGTTGCATGGTGCGACTACGTGTTATCTGGAGGCTTCGCGTGATGGAAATGGTTTATATCGTCGTATCGGCTTTAAACCATTATTTGAATGTCAGGGATTTATTCGTGAAGAGAAAGCTATGTATGAATAATAAAAAAGCGTCTGTCGGAACAGACGCTTTTCAGGTTTTTCAGCATATCCCTTGATTAGTCGTCAAGGAAGCTGCGCAGTACTTCTGAACGGCTTGGATGACGCAGTTTGCGCAGAGCCTTAGCCTCGATCTGACGAATACGCTCACGGGTTACGTCAAATTGTTTACCAACTTCTTCCAGTGTATGGTCAGTGTTCATATCGATACCAAAACGCATACGCAGAACTTTCGCTTCACGTGCAGTTAAGCCTGCCAGCACATCGTGGGTGGCAGAACGCAGGCTTTCTGAAGTGGCAGAATCCAGCGGCAGCTCCAATGTAGTATCTTCAATGAAATCACCGAGATGTGAATCTTCATCATCACCAACTGGTGTTTCCATGGAAATTGGTTCTTTGGCAATTTTCAGTACTTTGCGGATCTTATCTTCCGGCATCAGCATACGTTCTGCCAGCTCTTCCGGTGACGGTTCACGTCCCATTTCCTGTAGCATCTGACGGGAAATACGATTGAGTTTGTTGATCGTCTCAATCATATGTACAGGAATACGGATGGTACGGGCCTGATCCGCAATAGAACGGGTGATAGCCTGACGGATCCACCATGTAGCATAAGTTGAGAACTTATAACCACGGCGGTATTCAAACTTATCAACCGCTTTCATCAGACCGATATTACCTTCCTGGATCAGGTCAAGGAATTGCAGACCACGGTTGGTGTATTTCTTGGCAATCGAAATAACCAGACGTAAGTTTGCTTCAACCATTTCTTTCTTCGCACGGCGGGCTTTTGCTTCACCGATTGACATGCGACGGTTGATATCTTTGACTTGATCAATAGTTAAGCCGGTTTCTTCTTCAATCTGGCGCAGCTTTTGCAGGCTACGCATTACCTCTTCTTCAACTTCCAGCAGTTTATCAGACCATGGTTTGTTCATCGCTTTTGCAGCAGTAAACCATGTGTCATTCGTTTCATTGCCAGAAAACAGAGTGATGAAGTTTTTCTTCGGCATTTTGCTCTGTTCAATACACATCTTCATGATTTGACGTTCTTGAAGACGTACGCGATCCATCATAGAACGCATGTTGTTAACCAAATAATCAAACTGTTTTGGTATAAGGCGGAATTGCTTGAATACTTCGGACAGTTTTAAAATTTCCGCTGCAGTATTTGGATGGCTGCGACCGTACTGTTTGATTGTCTGACGGGTAGTTTCATGTTGTTCACGCAGCTCCAGAAATTTCTGGCGAGCCAATTCTGGGTCGATGCTGTTATCGTCTTCACTGTCAGTATCGTCATCCCGATCTTCATCGTCATCATCGTCAGAATCATCAAGTTCTTCCTGAGGCAGTTCAGAACCAACGTGAGTAGCTGTCGGTGCAAGATCCTCTTCTGCATTAGGATCAACAAATCCTGTGATTAAATCAGACAGGCGGCTTTCACCTGCTTCAACAAGGTCATACTGTTCTAACAGATAGGTAATAGCTTCAGGGTATTCGGCAACGGAGCACTGTACTTGATTGATGCCATCTTCAATGCGTTTTGCAATGTCAATCTCACCTTCGCGAGTCAGTAGCTCAACTGTACCCATTTCACGCATGTACATGCGAACCGGATCGGTAGTACGACCGATTTCTGACTCGACACTGGATAACACTTGCGCTGCTGCTTCTACAGCATCTTCATCGGTGTCGTTTGTGTTTTCTGCCAACATGAGATCATCGGCATCAGGTGCCTCTTCCATTACCTGGATGCCCATGTCATTGATCATTTGGATGATATCTTCTATCTGATCAGAATCGACGATATCTTCCGGCAGATGGTCATTGACCTCAGCATAGGTCAGATAGCCTTGCTCCTTACCTCGTGTGACAAGTAGCTTTAGCTGTGACTGCGGGTTTTGCTCCATAAGACGGTATCCACACTTCAGAGTATTGGTTGGTGTCGGTCGGCGAAACAAATTATGCCAACAATAACATTTAGGGGCATTTTCGTTATATTGCCACTGCCCTCAATAGCGGCAACTGTAGGGCTATCTCCCTACCTCATTCGGCATTTAAGCCGTAAATTCTGGATTCATTTTTTAGCGCTGGATTCAGAAATCAGCCAGACTTCTTTACGTTCTTCCGGTGTCAGACCTTCAGTTCTTTCTTTAGCCACCAGAAAGTTAAAACGTTCTTCCAACGCCGATGCGAAAAGATGATTCAACGCATCACTAAACGTTTTTTCAGCAATTTCTTCTATCTGTATATCGTTCCATGCGGCGAGTTTTTCAAGCTGTGTTGCATACTTATTGTCGCGGTATTGCTCCAAAAGTTGCCCGGTTGTTAAGCCTGGCTGAGCAAGGCATGTGTCGACAAGCTCTATAAATAACGGTAATCCCGCTATCTGAGCAGAAAACATTCCCTGTAATGAAGGAACTAATGTCGCTAAATGCGGATTTTGCACCAGCAATGCGATAAGTATGCGCATTGTTGTTGGTTTCAGTTTTAGCGCCTGATATGTATTGGTATCTTTTTTGACAAGTTTTGCCAGAGATCGTTCCAATTGTGTCGTATCAGGTATGCCCAGTAGTTTCCCAAGTTCTTTAAGCAGATAGAGCCGCAACGCTTCTCCCGGAACCTGACTAATCAATGGCATAGCAAGTGAGTTAAGCTTGGTTGCTCCTTCCGGGGTACTCAAATCAACCTGTGGTAGCAGTGAATCGAACAGAAACTCAGATAAAGTTTGTGCTTTTTCCATTCTCTGTTCAAAAGATTCACGTTTTTCTTTACGGATCAGTGAATCTGGATCTTCACCATCAGGCAAGAACATAAAACGTAATTGCCGGCCATCATTCAGATAGGGTAGTGCTGTTTCCAGTGTTCTCCATGCAGCATCACGACCTGCACGGTCTCCATCGTAACAACAGATGACGTTATCGGTTGTCCGGAAAAGTAACTGAACGTGCTCAGCAGTTGTGGAAGTTCCCAGTGAAGCTACGGCATAATCAATGCCAAACTGAGCCAGTGCGACAACATCCATATAACCTTCAACCACCAATAACCTTGAAAGGGAATTGTGGTTTTGCTGTGCTTCATAAAGGCCATATAATTGACGACCTTTATGGAAAATCTCTGTTTCCGGTGAATTGAGGTACTTGGGAAGTGCATCCCCCAGCACTCTGCCCCCGAATGCAATGACCCGCCCCCGGCGATCACGGATAGGGAACATGATGCGTTCACGGAAACGGTCATAAGTGCGGCCATTGTCATTCGTGACCAGCATTCC is part of the Xenorhabdus cabanillasii genome and encodes:
- a CDS encoding FRG domain-containing protein; the protein is MNNITEITCVGDYLRVVKTLSPQNGNVFYRGQRDSCYAINSSLSRLLKDTKIKPIEVLSYNSYQGTLKSINISKYELADELYSTFKEKHIVYPDVNIINGYSMNDIDLHVTAQHYGLSTRVIDWTYSPLIALYFATEKEKGNGIENEKGEKDAAVFMIWNEKCNKLDVCSSERFFRRIEAEKKVHKKISDECEAFYSAHGHQYENEKDALKIYIYDFYKKIKGYIDDLEYGSPIKLNSFCHLIDLIKKHDNLDKDAFRDELLNFSIMFPCESSNYSRSNASINIFNDHKIMIEPLPINQRVKNQQGVLMFCNKIEGDIYPLSEFNEQNTINHIDDESLSKISKNTGLLKIIIPKDSIKSIRNELELYGLSKAWIRIISAISEKGGQLL
- a CDS encoding IS30 family transposase; the protein is MTYTQLTETERYQISSLKEAGFSQRAISKSLNRSPSTISRELRRNREAKKYSPEQAQFKAVARRHFAIKAVKVNPEIEMWIKQLIWQDLSPEQIVGYLKREAKISLHHETIYRLIYKDKKNGGDLWQHLRMAKKPYRKRYGNYERRGKIKNRVSIDKRPKFVDKKQRIGDWEGDTIVGQDHKSALLTLVERKSLFTIIIKLEDKTAEGVAKAATRHLSLIKHKVKTITFDNGLEFAEHERISKNLEARIYFAHPHSPWERGINENINGLIRDYFPKGSDFNKVSEREINLVANRLNNRPRKTRDYKTPNELFKGVPTQLLRSLRCCA
- a CDS encoding helix-turn-helix domain-containing protein — its product is MNNVRNDWHQADIIAALRKRGTTLAAVSREAGLSSSTLANTLSRPWPKGEWIIANYLEIHPSEIWPSRYFDSYGQPIERKVRDKPLE
- a CDS encoding GNAT family N-acetyltransferase, with product MAHRKLEDYFFSSISRMYQHIGTGVRAYVTGVETDALNFLLVVGEHEQTAEELKTGIQLLDEKANVPFLIVTAVSDSQVLAVIQQAGFVFAPDYITTVMQLDLMNWHMADEGVGGYEIRRVDHCLVDWAIPVESAFETGHFISGQYQQSHQMALNAEKCLQHYALYIDSQPICALTLSRLDNIIRLDDISTVREKKRRGYASALINYVLKEAKLHGATTCYLEASRDGNGLYRRIGFKPLFECQGFIREEKAMYE
- the rpoD gene encoding RNA polymerase sigma factor RpoD, with translation MEQNPQSQLKLLVTRGKEQGYLTYAEVNDHLPEDIVDSDQIEDIIQMINDMGIQVMEEAPDADDLMLAENTNDTDEDAVEAAAQVLSSVESEIGRTTDPVRMYMREMGTVELLTREGEIDIAKRIEDGINQVQCSVAEYPEAITYLLEQYDLVEAGESRLSDLITGFVDPNAEEDLAPTATHVGSELPQEELDDSDDDDDEDRDDDTDSEDDNSIDPELARQKFLELREQHETTRQTIKQYGRSHPNTAAEILKLSEVFKQFRLIPKQFDYLVNNMRSMMDRVRLQERQIMKMCIEQSKMPKKNFITLFSGNETNDTWFTAAKAMNKPWSDKLLEVEEEVMRSLQKLRQIEEETGLTIDQVKDINRRMSIGEAKARRAKKEMVEANLRLVISIAKKYTNRGLQFLDLIQEGNIGLMKAVDKFEYRRGYKFSTYATWWIRQAITRSIADQARTIRIPVHMIETINKLNRISRQMLQEMGREPSPEELAERMLMPEDKIRKVLKIAKEPISMETPVGDDEDSHLGDFIEDTTLELPLDSATSESLRSATHDVLAGLTAREAKVLRMRFGIDMNTDHTLEEVGKQFDVTRERIRQIEAKALRKLRHPSRSEVLRSFLDD
- the dnaG gene encoding DNA primase; its protein translation is MAGRIPRAFINDLLARTDIIDLIDVRVPLKKKGKNHQACCPFHNEKTPSFTVNGDKQFYHCFGCGAHGNAIDFLMNYDRLDFVESIEELAAMHGLEVPYEASSGGGHIERHQRQNLYQLMDKLNSFYQHSLTIPNGQAARQYLARRGLSEEVIQRFAIGFAPAGWDNALKRFAHNVEERKQLNDAGMLVTNDNGRTYDRFRERIMFPIRDRRGRVIAFGGRVLGDALPKYLNSPETEIFHKGRQLYGLYEAQQNHNSLSRLLVVEGYMDVVALAQFGIDYAVASLGTSTTAEHVQLLFRTTDNVICCYDGDRAGRDAAWRTLETALPYLNDGRQLRFMFLPDGEDPDSLIRKEKRESFEQRMEKAQTLSEFLFDSLLPQVDLSTPEGATKLNSLAMPLISQVPGEALRLYLLKELGKLLGIPDTTQLERSLAKLVKKDTNTYQALKLKPTTMRILIALLVQNPHLATLVPSLQGMFSAQIAGLPLFIELVDTCLAQPGLTTGQLLEQYRDNKYATQLEKLAAWNDIQIEEIAEKTFSDALNHLFASALEERFNFLVAKERTEGLTPEERKEVWLISESSAKK